From a region of the Geothrix sp. 21YS21S-2 genome:
- the trxB gene encoding thioredoxin-disulfide reductase, producing the protein MPMTHRRIIIIGTGPAGYTAAIYASRANLQPLVLEGVQPGGQLTITTEVENFPGFRNGIQGPELMEELRAQAQRLGTEIASETVLSVELGQRPFRLVTESGAYTCDALVIATGASAKWLGIGKDEDLGRKGGGVSACATCDGFFYRGKDVAVVGGGDTALEEALYLTNFASRVHLVHRREGFRASKAMQDRALAHPKITVHWNQVVADLRTRRFEASPGNEVEKLGSLLLRDIRDGRESSLAVDGLFVAIGHRPNTAFLQGQLPVDANGYLLVEKGSSRTVIPGVFACGDVQDSVYRQAITAAGSGCMAAIDAERWLAETSTSIPKETTHV; encoded by the coding sequence ATTCCCATGACCCACCGCAGGATCATCATCATCGGCACCGGGCCCGCGGGCTACACCGCTGCCATCTACGCCTCCCGCGCCAACCTGCAGCCCCTGGTGCTGGAGGGCGTCCAGCCCGGAGGCCAGCTCACCATCACCACCGAAGTGGAGAACTTCCCCGGCTTCCGCAACGGCATCCAGGGCCCCGAGCTCATGGAGGAGCTGCGGGCCCAGGCCCAGCGCCTGGGCACCGAGATCGCCTCGGAGACCGTCCTGTCCGTCGAGCTCGGCCAGCGCCCTTTCAGGCTGGTGACGGAATCCGGCGCCTACACCTGCGACGCCCTGGTCATCGCCACGGGCGCCTCCGCCAAGTGGCTGGGCATCGGCAAGGACGAGGACCTGGGCCGCAAGGGCGGAGGGGTTTCCGCCTGCGCCACCTGCGACGGCTTCTTCTACCGCGGCAAGGACGTGGCCGTGGTGGGCGGGGGCGACACCGCCCTGGAGGAGGCGCTCTACCTCACCAACTTCGCCAGCCGTGTGCACCTGGTCCACCGCCGGGAAGGCTTCAGGGCCTCCAAGGCCATGCAGGACCGCGCCCTGGCCCACCCGAAGATCACCGTCCACTGGAACCAGGTGGTCGCCGACCTGCGCACGCGCCGGTTTGAAGCCTCCCCCGGCAACGAGGTGGAGAAGCTCGGGAGCCTCCTGCTCCGTGACATCCGCGACGGGCGCGAGTCCTCCCTGGCCGTGGACGGCCTTTTCGTGGCCATCGGCCACCGCCCCAACACCGCCTTCCTCCAGGGCCAGCTCCCCGTGGACGCCAACGGCTACCTCCTGGTGGAAAAGGGCTCGAGCCGCACCGTCATTCCGGGCGTGTTCGCCTGCGGGGACGTGCAGGACAGCGTCTACCGGCAGGCGATCACCGCCGCGGGCTCGGGCTGCATGGCGGCCATCGACGCGGAGCGCTGGCTCGCGGAGACCTCCACCTCAATCCCCAAGGAGACCACCCATGTCTGA
- a CDS encoding response regulator, whose product MDNYPTSANSQGRKVLVLVVDDEEMMRRMALMALTAVGFEVVLAEDGIDALEAFSARHADIAVVLMDVTMPRLGGIEAAEKMREVDPSVKIILSSGYTDKCPEAAKPNAFLPKPYTVDSLFETIRNVIGSGSEMVTP is encoded by the coding sequence ATGGATAATTACCCGACGTCTGCCAATTCCCAAGGCCGTAAGGTCCTCGTCCTGGTCGTCGATGATGAGGAAATGATGCGGAGAATGGCGCTGATGGCCCTTACAGCCGTTGGGTTCGAGGTTGTGTTGGCGGAAGACGGCATTGATGCTTTGGAGGCGTTTTCTGCCCGCCATGCCGATATTGCCGTGGTGCTGATGGACGTCACCATGCCTCGCCTGGGTGGCATAGAAGCCGCAGAGAAAATGCGCGAGGTTGATCCTTCGGTCAAGATCATCCTTAGCAGCGGGTACACGGACAAGTGCCCGGAGGCCGCAAAACCCAATGCCTTTCTGCCAAAGCCCTACACGGTCGATTCGCTTTTTGAAACGATCCGGAATGTGATCGGGAGTGGGTCCGAAATGGTTACCCCTTAG
- a CDS encoding type IV toxin-antitoxin system AbiEi family antitoxin, translating into MPNLISIPPEPLLQAAESALPKGLGLGWEVVPGTVGLGESGDRLAIRWEDREKIYQLVVRRIHRAEDLGRIKASRPPAEDFLLLTPYLTENLARKCVELGIPFLDGAGNAYLTAPGLRILQVGEHPKPDLLTACVPRSFRPYNSKGLQVLFTLLSAPALTNATYRDLAKASGVARGTVGMVLNDLLEAGLLADLPGGRVIIHFQRLLEAWVANYPQKLRPRLGPMKFRMAIPQDWRSVDFASIDAFVSGEAGGDLLTANLQPMGARIYTRQPFGKIAAALRLRPDPRGTIELLERFWDFPNPKAIPPGVAPPLLVYTDLIASGEPRNLDIARIIHETYLNPPGTGS; encoded by the coding sequence ATGCCCAATCTCATATCGATTCCTCCTGAACCGCTCCTCCAGGCAGCCGAATCAGCGCTCCCCAAAGGGCTGGGGCTGGGCTGGGAGGTCGTCCCCGGAACGGTCGGTCTTGGCGAATCCGGGGATCGGTTGGCCATCAGGTGGGAGGATCGGGAAAAAATCTACCAACTGGTGGTCCGGCGCATTCATCGTGCGGAGGATTTAGGGCGGATCAAAGCCAGCCGCCCCCCCGCCGAAGACTTCCTCCTGCTCACGCCCTACCTTACCGAGAACCTTGCGAGGAAATGCGTTGAACTGGGCATCCCATTCCTGGATGGAGCTGGGAACGCATACCTGACCGCGCCTGGGCTGCGCATCCTGCAGGTCGGCGAGCACCCGAAACCGGACCTTCTGACGGCATGCGTTCCGCGTTCCTTCCGGCCCTACAACAGCAAAGGCCTCCAGGTGCTGTTCACCTTGCTGAGTGCCCCCGCGTTGACCAACGCGACTTACCGGGATCTGGCCAAAGCGTCGGGTGTGGCCCGGGGCACGGTCGGCATGGTCCTGAATGATCTGCTGGAAGCCGGATTGCTGGCCGATTTGCCAGGGGGGAGGGTGATCATCCACTTCCAGCGCTTGCTGGAGGCCTGGGTGGCGAATTATCCCCAGAAACTCCGGCCTCGCCTTGGGCCCATGAAATTCCGGATGGCCATCCCCCAGGATTGGAGATCGGTGGACTTCGCAAGCATCGACGCTTTCGTGAGCGGTGAAGCGGGAGGGGATCTTCTGACCGCCAATCTCCAGCCGATGGGAGCCCGGATCTACACCCGGCAACCGTTCGGAAAGATCGCCGCTGCCCTTCGCCTGCGCCCGGACCCAAGGGGAACGATCGAACTCCTGGAACGCTTCTGGGATTTCCCGAATCCCAAAGCTATCCCGCCAGGGGTGGCCCCTCCACTGCTGGTCTATACCGATCTCATTGCCAGCGGAGAGCCGCGGAACCTCGACATTGCCAGGATCATCCATGAAACATATCTCAATCCCCCAGGAACGGGCTCTTGA
- the trxA gene encoding thioredoxin, which produces MSDLASLTDAGFQAAIAQGVTLVDFWAPWCGPCKALSPVLEKVAADLEGRARIVKMDIDANPDTAASLGIMSIPALVLFKDGKRIDQRGSQSAAQIRALIESAL; this is translated from the coding sequence ATGTCTGACCTCGCCTCCCTCACGGACGCCGGCTTCCAGGCCGCCATCGCCCAGGGCGTCACCCTGGTGGACTTCTGGGCCCCCTGGTGCGGCCCCTGCAAGGCCCTCTCCCCCGTGCTGGAGAAGGTCGCCGCCGACCTGGAAGGCCGGGCGAGGATCGTGAAGATGGACATCGACGCCAACCCCGATACCGCCGCCTCCCTGGGCATCATGAGCATCCCGGCGCTGGTGCTCTTCAAGGACGGCAAGCGCATCGACCAGCGCGGATCCCAGTCCGCGGCCCAGATCAGGGCGCTGATCGAATCGGCGCTCTGA
- a CDS encoding cytochrome c biogenesis protein CcdA, with protein MPFPRILKFLALAAALALSASAFDSDPEVQVSFQKGAVVITTPKGAHIKKSFTEVMLASKPGAIKAGPLPKADARDELNEDVYHGTILIPVTGNGLKGEVALDVQYQACTEGAGGNCFPPTTRTIKVQASEIPAGKAAEPAKTAGPEKAAATATAPAAPQDPPAAAAAPLPEAAPAPQAPAPRRGFLLALVVVFLAGMGASLTPCVYPMIPITMAIIGAKGGGKLKGFSLSLVLVLGMAVTYTVLGVVAARSGATFGAFAQKPAFLIPVSVLFAVFSLSLFGAFEIALPQGLQSRLQGNGPRKGYLGAFLMGLVLGPLAAPCVGPIIGTVLVGIAQQGDAVRGGIQLFTFALGMGVLFLVVGTFSAGLPRSGDWLTRFKYVMGLVVLGFAAWNVRLVVPEWANYGMWFVTALAGAAVFGAFEAAEGLTGQLRKGFAVAMVALAVLLGLRAVETGLEVKLLPAGGAVSTEKAPDPWGSDYEKAVARAKAEKKLVLLDTYAVWCAQCKELDEKTWPDPQIAAWIKDHAVPVKIDADKDRPDLARTLEIRSFPTVVLLNGEGREVRRSLGYQKPAEMLAWLKQ; from the coding sequence ATGCCCTTTCCCCGCATCCTGAAGTTCCTTGCCCTGGCCGCGGCACTGGCCCTTTCGGCATCCGCTTTTGACAGCGACCCGGAAGTCCAGGTGTCCTTCCAGAAGGGAGCGGTGGTCATCACCACCCCCAAGGGCGCCCACATCAAGAAGTCCTTCACCGAGGTCATGCTGGCCTCGAAGCCCGGCGCCATCAAGGCGGGCCCCCTGCCCAAGGCCGACGCCCGGGACGAACTCAACGAGGACGTCTACCACGGCACCATCCTCATCCCCGTCACCGGCAACGGCCTCAAGGGCGAGGTGGCCCTGGACGTGCAGTACCAGGCCTGCACGGAAGGCGCGGGCGGCAACTGCTTCCCGCCCACGACCCGGACGATCAAGGTCCAGGCCTCGGAGATCCCGGCGGGAAAGGCGGCGGAGCCCGCCAAGACCGCCGGCCCCGAGAAGGCCGCGGCCACCGCCACGGCCCCCGCGGCTCCCCAGGATCCGCCCGCCGCCGCCGCGGCTCCTCTTCCCGAGGCCGCGCCGGCGCCCCAGGCACCCGCCCCCCGGCGGGGCTTCCTGCTGGCCCTGGTGGTGGTCTTCCTGGCGGGCATGGGCGCCAGCCTCACCCCCTGCGTCTACCCCATGATCCCCATCACCATGGCCATCATCGGCGCCAAGGGCGGCGGCAAGCTCAAGGGCTTCTCCCTCTCCCTGGTCCTCGTGCTGGGCATGGCCGTGACCTACACGGTGCTGGGCGTCGTGGCCGCCCGCAGCGGCGCCACCTTCGGGGCCTTCGCCCAGAAGCCGGCCTTCCTGATCCCCGTGTCGGTGCTCTTCGCCGTCTTCTCCCTGTCCCTTTTCGGGGCCTTCGAGATCGCGCTGCCCCAGGGCCTGCAGAGCCGGCTCCAGGGCAACGGGCCCCGCAAGGGCTACCTGGGCGCCTTCCTCATGGGTCTGGTGCTGGGACCCCTGGCGGCCCCGTGCGTGGGGCCCATCATCGGCACCGTGCTGGTGGGCATCGCCCAGCAGGGCGACGCCGTGCGCGGCGGCATCCAGCTGTTCACCTTCGCCCTGGGCATGGGCGTGCTGTTCCTGGTGGTGGGCACGTTCTCGGCCGGGCTGCCCCGCAGCGGCGACTGGCTCACGCGCTTCAAGTACGTCATGGGCCTCGTGGTGCTGGGCTTCGCGGCCTGGAACGTGAGGCTGGTGGTGCCCGAGTGGGCCAACTACGGCATGTGGTTCGTCACCGCCCTGGCCGGCGCGGCCGTCTTCGGCGCCTTCGAGGCCGCCGAGGGCCTCACGGGCCAGCTTCGCAAGGGCTTCGCCGTGGCGATGGTGGCGCTGGCCGTCCTCCTCGGGCTGCGCGCCGTGGAGACGGGCCTGGAGGTCAAGCTCCTGCCCGCCGGCGGCGCGGTTTCCACGGAGAAGGCCCCGGACCCGTGGGGCTCCGACTATGAGAAGGCCGTGGCCCGGGCCAAGGCCGAAAAGAAGCTGGTGCTCCTGGACACCTACGCCGTGTGGTGCGCCCAGTGCAAGGAACTGGACGAGAAGACCTGGCCCGATCCGCAGATCGCCGCCTGGATCAAGGACCATGCCGTGCCCGTGAAGATCGATGCCGACAAGGACCGCCCCGATCTGGCAAGAACTCTCGAGATCCGGAGCTTCCCCACCGTCGTCCTGCTGAACGGCGAAGGCCGCGAAGTCCGCCGCAGCCTGGGCTACCAGAAACCCGCCGAAATGCTCGCCTGGCTCAAACAGTAG
- a CDS encoding isochorismatase family cysteine hydrolase: protein MQRWKKAVLWTTGSIFGALAAGVALILSVAPATGPSKGPKIPEYATPRTALLVVDLQEDYTGPQAKQPYRDADRIVSFANGLLASAQAKGILVVHIKNEIANPILKLLVGGINAPGEPGTEMDRRLLQVPGAKTFTKRNSDAFSNPEFDAFLRANQVNQVLITGLDGAMCVDATARGALGRGYAVTMFTGGIAIHGRVPMEALARGWREAGAVIKWAPGSF from the coding sequence ATGCAACGCTGGAAAAAGGCTGTCTTATGGACCACCGGCAGCATCTTCGGAGCCCTTGCCGCAGGGGTGGCTCTCATCTTGAGTGTGGCCCCGGCGACCGGTCCTTCCAAAGGTCCGAAAATCCCTGAATACGCAACCCCGCGGACGGCCTTGTTGGTGGTGGACCTTCAGGAGGACTACACCGGACCCCAGGCCAAGCAACCCTACCGTGACGCGGACAGGATCGTATCCTTCGCCAATGGGCTCCTGGCATCGGCCCAAGCCAAGGGGATCCTGGTCGTCCACATCAAAAATGAAATCGCCAATCCCATTCTCAAGCTCCTCGTGGGGGGCATCAATGCGCCTGGCGAGCCGGGAACGGAGATGGACCGGCGCCTCCTCCAAGTCCCGGGAGCCAAAACCTTCACGAAACGGAATTCGGATGCATTTTCCAATCCTGAATTCGACGCCTTCCTCCGGGCCAACCAGGTGAATCAGGTCCTCATCACCGGCCTGGACGGCGCGATGTGCGTGGACGCCACGGCCAGAGGGGCCTTGGGGCGGGGCTATGCCGTGACAATGTTCACCGGGGGTATTGCAATCCATGGCCGAGTTCCCATGGAGGCGCTTGCCCGAGGCTGGCGGGAGGCGGGGGCCGTCATCAAATGGGCTCCGGGGTCATTTTAG
- a CDS encoding DUF1398 domain-containing protein yields MSKAIENLQAALQRAAAGRPRVGGFPYLAETLRRAGVVRNLWFLPACQSTFLTKDGPVVIQGTPLLQGPADILPFDQEALITTLRTDQEGLSTFPEFLEASWRAGVVRYDVDFAARTVAYYGCNGEEYLEAYPAVDVE; encoded by the coding sequence ATGAGCAAGGCAATCGAAAACCTGCAGGCGGCCCTGCAGCGGGCGGCCGCCGGCAGGCCCAGGGTCGGAGGCTTCCCCTACTTGGCTGAGACCCTTCGCCGGGCCGGCGTTGTCCGGAATCTGTGGTTTCTGCCCGCCTGCCAAAGCACCTTCCTCACCAAGGATGGTCCGGTGGTGATTCAGGGAACACCCCTGCTGCAAGGTCCCGCAGACATCCTCCCCTTCGACCAGGAGGCCCTCATCACCACGTTGCGCACCGATCAGGAGGGGCTGAGCACCTTCCCCGAATTCCTGGAGGCCTCCTGGCGGGCGGGGGTTGTCCGCTACGATGTTGACTTTGCAGCGCGTACGGTCGCCTACTACGGCTGCAATGGTGAGGAATACCTCGAAGCCTACCCTGCTGTAGATGTGGAGTGA
- a CDS encoding carboxymuconolactone decarboxylase family protein, whose amino-acid sequence MHQRFDITQAAPAGYAAMLGVHSYVQKSGLDLGLLELVKVRASQINGCAFCLGMHVPLARKHGVSDDQLNLLVAWREAPVFSARERAALAWTESLTLLTGGDVPDAVYAEACAHFSTREIADLAFAVAEINAWNRLMICSRTPPQLGA is encoded by the coding sequence ATGCATCAGCGTTTCGATATCACCCAGGCCGCCCCGGCGGGGTATGCCGCCATGCTCGGCGTGCACAGCTACGTGCAGAAGAGCGGCCTGGACCTGGGCCTCCTGGAACTGGTCAAGGTCCGGGCCTCCCAGATCAACGGCTGCGCGTTCTGCCTGGGAATGCACGTTCCCCTGGCCCGCAAGCACGGCGTCAGCGACGACCAGTTGAACCTGCTGGTGGCCTGGCGCGAAGCCCCGGTCTTCAGTGCCCGGGAGCGGGCCGCCCTGGCCTGGACTGAAAGCCTCACGCTCCTGACGGGCGGCGACGTGCCCGACGCGGTCTACGCGGAGGCCTGCGCCCATTTCTCGACCCGGGAGATCGCGGACCTCGCGTTCGCCGTTGCCGAGATCAACGCCTGGAACCGGCTGATGATCTGTTCCCGGACGCCGCCCCAGCTGGGCGCCTGA
- a CDS encoding pitrilysin family protein — protein MARATILALLVSGALLAQAPPPRPEQLTFKPLAFEVPRAADFKAKLKNGIPVYVAADPAGVPFVRLRVFIRGGSFLEPRGKEGLASLTGMQMRAGGTAMTPAAALDERLEFLAGDIDSNIGDTSGAVAMEFMEKDLKEGLDLFMQVLTRPAFAQDRLDQAKENLLQGLQARNDKTDGIAKVELPRLLNGEDHFSSAQMTGASLKAITREDLAAFHARLLHPENLVVSVSGRFKKEAMLDLLNRTLGALKPGAAAQVSPRVPAPSFRRRPGIYVVDKDVPQSLVRFALPGLRRTDPDWHAAQVMNQILGGSGFTSRLMKKIRSDEGLTYGIGTGFSDGAHWKGNWSGSVQTKNRSVAYVLRLALAELERIKAQPVPPEELAVIKDSIVQAFPSQWGKKANVVNLFAQEQLTGWPENGWAGYREKIQAVTAEDVQRAARKYLDPAQLVILVVGKAGEAEAGDGKDHPGALKDVAPLPLTRLPLRDPLTLKPLS, from the coding sequence ATGGCCCGCGCAACGATCCTGGCCCTGCTGGTGTCAGGTGCCCTTCTGGCCCAGGCCCCGCCCCCGAGGCCGGAGCAGCTCACGTTCAAGCCCCTGGCCTTCGAGGTTCCCCGCGCGGCGGATTTCAAGGCGAAGCTCAAGAACGGGATCCCCGTCTATGTGGCCGCGGACCCCGCCGGCGTGCCCTTCGTGCGGCTTCGGGTGTTCATCCGGGGCGGCTCCTTCCTGGAACCCAGGGGCAAGGAGGGCCTCGCCTCCCTCACCGGCATGCAGATGCGCGCCGGCGGCACCGCGATGACCCCCGCGGCGGCCCTGGACGAGCGGCTGGAGTTCCTGGCCGGGGACATCGATTCCAACATCGGGGATACCTCCGGCGCCGTGGCCATGGAGTTCATGGAGAAGGACCTGAAGGAGGGCCTGGACCTGTTCATGCAGGTGCTGACCCGCCCCGCCTTCGCCCAGGACCGCCTGGACCAGGCCAAGGAGAACCTCCTGCAGGGCCTCCAGGCCCGCAACGACAAGACCGACGGGATCGCCAAGGTCGAACTGCCGCGCCTGCTCAACGGCGAGGACCACTTCAGTTCCGCCCAGATGACCGGGGCCAGCCTCAAGGCGATCACCCGCGAGGACCTGGCGGCCTTCCACGCGCGGCTCCTGCACCCGGAGAACCTGGTGGTCTCGGTGTCGGGCAGGTTCAAGAAGGAGGCCATGCTGGACCTCCTGAACCGCACCCTGGGCGCCCTGAAGCCCGGCGCCGCCGCACAGGTCAGCCCAAGGGTTCCCGCCCCGTCCTTCCGGCGAAGGCCGGGCATCTACGTGGTGGACAAGGACGTGCCCCAGAGCCTAGTGCGCTTCGCCCTGCCGGGGCTCCGCCGCACGGATCCCGACTGGCACGCGGCCCAGGTGATGAACCAGATCCTGGGCGGAAGCGGCTTCACCTCCCGGCTCATGAAGAAGATCCGCAGCGACGAGGGCCTCACCTACGGCATCGGCACGGGCTTCAGCGACGGCGCCCACTGGAAGGGGAACTGGTCCGGCTCGGTGCAGACCAAGAACCGGTCGGTAGCCTACGTCCTGCGCCTGGCCCTGGCGGAGCTGGAGCGGATCAAGGCCCAGCCCGTCCCGCCCGAGGAACTGGCCGTCATCAAGGACAGCATCGTGCAGGCCTTCCCCTCCCAGTGGGGCAAGAAGGCCAACGTCGTGAACCTGTTCGCGCAGGAGCAGCTCACGGGCTGGCCCGAAAACGGGTGGGCCGGCTACCGGGAGAAGATCCAGGCCGTCACCGCCGAGGACGTGCAGCGCGCCGCGAGGAAGTACCTGGACCCCGCCCAGCTGGTGATCCTCGTGGTGGGCAAGGCCGGCGAGGCCGAAGCCGGCGACGGGAAGGACCACCCCGGCGCCCTGAAGGACGTCGCGCCCTTGCCCCTGACGCGCCTGCCCCTGCGCGACCCCCTCACGCTCAAGCCCCTTTCCTGA
- a CDS encoding S46 family peptidase, whose product MKTRFLLLPLAAILASAPSLRADEGMWTFDNLPVQKLKADYNFTPDQAWLDHVRLSSLRFPGGSGSFISPDGLVLTNHHVGRGSVQQLSSKEHDYIRDGFIAATRADELKVPGLELYTLMAMENVTDRVNKAVKPGTGDKEALKARKDELGRITKEIQDRTGLTAEAVTLYAGGEYWMYQYKKHTDIRLVMAPEQQIAFFGGDSDNFTYPRHNLDFTLFRVYEDGKPYHPAHHLNWTKTGVKNGDLTFVIGHPGSTERLGTSAQMAFAGEFSLPNRIKTYERQRQALLDYARLSPENRRQVSSTIFGIENGLKAMTGYLSGLKNQEAMARIAKAEEVLKAKVAADPASDAAGSWAAIEKALQVQKALFQESQALNSRSGAAYESSLLGHALTLVRLADESAKPSDQRLEEYRDTRLEGVRKRLQVNRPYYPALETAMFTFGLTESAGTPLVASILAGRTPAEFAKAAVEGSKLGDPAVRKTLMEGGKKAIDASQDPMIVLARKIDGPNREFRKKMEDQVTSVLAEHGGRIAKARFKAYGKSVYPDATFTLRMTYGPVASYPANGTHIQPFTTLGGLYDRAAAWGPEAENGAWSLPRRWIENRSKVNPDTPFVFSHAVDIIGGNSGSPVIDRKGDLIGLIFDGNIESLPGHFFYDGKVNRGIAVDARAIIEALDKVYADKPIVSEILGK is encoded by the coding sequence ATGAAGACGCGCTTCCTCCTCCTGCCCCTGGCGGCCATCCTGGCCTCCGCCCCCAGCCTCCGCGCCGACGAGGGGATGTGGACCTTCGACAACCTGCCGGTGCAGAAACTCAAGGCCGACTACAACTTCACCCCCGACCAGGCCTGGCTGGACCACGTGCGCCTGTCCTCCCTGCGCTTCCCCGGCGGCAGCGGCTCCTTCATCAGCCCCGACGGCCTCGTCCTCACCAACCACCACGTGGGCCGCGGCTCCGTGCAGCAGCTCTCCAGCAAGGAGCACGACTACATCCGCGACGGCTTCATCGCCGCCACCCGCGCCGACGAGCTGAAGGTCCCCGGCCTGGAGCTCTACACCCTCATGGCCATGGAAAACGTCACCGACCGCGTCAACAAGGCCGTGAAGCCCGGCACCGGCGACAAGGAGGCCCTCAAGGCCCGCAAGGACGAGCTCGGCAGGATCACCAAGGAGATCCAGGACCGCACCGGCCTCACCGCCGAGGCCGTGACCCTCTACGCCGGCGGCGAGTACTGGATGTACCAGTACAAGAAGCACACCGACATCCGCCTGGTGATGGCCCCCGAGCAGCAGATCGCCTTCTTCGGCGGCGACTCCGACAACTTCACCTACCCCCGCCACAACCTGGACTTCACCCTCTTCCGCGTCTACGAGGACGGCAAGCCCTACCACCCCGCCCACCACCTGAACTGGACGAAGACCGGCGTGAAGAACGGCGACCTCACCTTCGTCATCGGCCACCCCGGCAGCACCGAGCGCCTGGGCACCTCCGCCCAGATGGCCTTCGCCGGCGAGTTCTCCCTGCCCAACCGCATCAAGACCTACGAACGGCAGCGCCAGGCCCTCCTGGACTACGCCAGGCTTTCCCCCGAGAACCGGCGCCAGGTGTCCTCCACCATCTTCGGCATCGAGAACGGCCTCAAGGCCATGACCGGCTACCTCTCCGGCCTGAAGAACCAGGAGGCCATGGCCCGCATCGCCAAGGCCGAGGAGGTCCTCAAGGCCAAGGTGGCCGCCGACCCCGCCTCCGACGCCGCCGGGAGCTGGGCCGCCATCGAGAAGGCCCTGCAGGTCCAGAAGGCCCTGTTCCAGGAGAGCCAGGCCCTCAATTCCCGCTCCGGCGCCGCCTACGAGAGCAGCCTCCTGGGCCACGCCCTCACCCTGGTGCGCCTGGCCGACGAGTCCGCCAAGCCTTCCGACCAGCGCCTCGAGGAATACCGCGACACCCGCCTGGAGGGCGTCAGGAAGCGCCTGCAGGTGAACCGCCCCTACTACCCCGCCCTCGAGACCGCCATGTTCACCTTCGGCCTCACGGAATCCGCCGGCACCCCGCTGGTGGCGTCCATCCTCGCCGGGCGCACCCCCGCCGAGTTCGCCAAGGCCGCCGTCGAAGGCTCGAAGCTGGGCGACCCCGCCGTGCGCAAGACCCTCATGGAAGGCGGGAAGAAGGCCATCGACGCCAGCCAGGACCCCATGATCGTCCTGGCCCGGAAGATCGACGGCCCCAACCGCGAGTTCCGCAAGAAGATGGAGGACCAGGTCACCTCCGTCCTGGCCGAGCACGGCGGCCGCATCGCCAAGGCCCGCTTCAAGGCCTACGGCAAGAGCGTCTACCCCGACGCCACGTTCACCCTGCGCATGACCTACGGCCCCGTGGCCTCCTACCCCGCCAACGGCACCCACATCCAGCCCTTCACCACCCTGGGCGGCCTCTACGACCGCGCCGCGGCCTGGGGCCCCGAAGCCGAGAACGGCGCCTGGTCCCTGCCCAGGCGCTGGATCGAGAACCGCTCCAAGGTGAACCCCGACACCCCCTTCGTCTTCTCCCACGCCGTGGACATCATCGGCGGCAACTCCGGCAGCCCCGTCATCGACCGCAAGGGCGACCTCATCGGCCTGATCTTCGACGGCAACATCGAGAGCCTCCCCGGCCACTTCTTCTACGACGGCAAGGTCAACCGCGGCATCGCCGTGGACGCCCGCGCCATCATCGAGGCCCTGGACAAGGTCTACGCCGACAAGCCCATCGTCAGCGAGATCCTCGGCAAGTAG